The genome window gatgagctttgagggcactatggtgttgaagtcaatgaatagcattctcacaaatgtgttccttttgtccaggtgggaaagagcagtgtggagtgcaagagAGATTGCATCTCTGGAttgcatctgtggatctgtttgtgttgtatgcaaattggagtgggtctagggtttctgggataatggtgttgatgtgaaccatgaccagcctttcaaagcatttcatggctacagacgtgagtgttacgagtcggtagtcatttaggcaggttaccttagtgttcttgggcataaggactatggtggtctgtttgaaacatgttggtattacagactcagacagggaggttgaacatttcagtgaagacacttgccagttggtcagtggatactcggagtacacgtcctggtaatccatctggcccagcggccttgtgaatgttgacctgtttattaaaggtcttactcacatcggctgcggagagcgagATCATAGTCATCTGgaccagctgatgctctcatgcatgtttcatgcATCTACAACAGCGGTCCAAACCATAGTCCTGGAGAGCTACGGGGTGTGCAGGATCTTGTTCTAGCCGAGCCCTTCAGCATATCAGGATCTTGAGTCATGGGTTGTCACCACAATGTGTACACATAGCTTTACAGCCTCAGTGGTGGTGATTAAATAGAAGATGTTCTCAAGAAATGAGGATCCGCCTAGTCACCCAGcgagcacataacgttctgagaatcatatgtttcttagagaatggtgagagtgtggttgtcctatggtaaTTTTGCATACAACCTCACCACGTTCTGGGAATGGGGCAGGATAGCTGCTTGGCTtgggaacattctcagcacatttaaggaacttgacaaaataatgttattttcttggtattttaTGACTTTAACAGAATGTTTCCCAAAAGTTCAAACAGGGTTACATTTAATTACATTGATGGTAATGTTCTAGTAAAgatctccaactggtttgacattaggaatgttctcaaataggtCAGAGAGtgttaagaaacaatgttcttctgtgggaatctAAATGCTTCAACATAACGTTTCCTACATGTTTCCTATTTAAAGTAATGTTATCAGAACGTTCAGAAaatgttaagaaacaacgttcttatGAGAGAAGTTCAGTACTTCAGAATAATGTTTTCTTCAGGTTTCCTCATTGTACTATtgaaagtcatgttctcagaacattaagaaaacgtttcataaaaaccacaagaaaacatgAATTTTCAAAGAccattctaagaatgttattgaAAAAGATATACATTCTGTTCTTAGTGTCAACAAAACCATCTCTAtcctatcttgttaagtgtgttcaggtgtgttagctgcgCCCACCTGCCTAATTGGCcaacctgatcttaatgagtgcttctgtttgtcctatctgtgcttggagttccaAACAGTTCACCCAAGCtaacagtgttattaaaagttattaaaacatttttaaagttgACCTATAGTACACAAATCGCTCTGGCATTTCCTTGTTGCTAAAACTCTAATAgttagcctaatttcagtttgtgacaaaataagctagtatagtgtagagaatcatttaACCATCttaactgctgtgaaatatcttttccaCAACCAAAATTATTGTTGTTTAAGCTGTTTAAAGCTGGTGCACGAAACCGAAAGTAAAATAAGCAAAAACAATTCTCGAaccacagtaggacccaaaagttATCAGTGAGTCCCGACCTACCATTGGGAAAACCCAACCATTGCGAAACGCTGCATTAGGGCATGCAGTCACCAGTTGTTCACACTCTCTCATATCCATACTGCTGAATACTGTCCGGTAGTGTCCACTCAACTAGGATCTTTGGTTTACAGCTTGCCATGTATCATTCTCTATAGGGAAAGTAATTTTATAGCACTGAGTGTGATGATAAACTGTTGGGTGAGGCTGTGATGACACTGGAAGCCTTAGTCGAGTGAGTCATGGATTCTTGGCACCCACTCTACTCTTCTCTATACAAAGAGGGATGAACAAAAACTGACTGTCCCACATACAGTGCTTagtggaaagtctacacaccccttgtaCAGTGTTCACATTTTTCTGTCTTAAAATTAAATCTAACAAGGGATTAAATTGAAGATGTATTGATTGTGTATATCGTCACACCCCAGatttaatacttggtggaagcgcCTTAGGCAGCCATTACTGATGTGAAAAATGTTGAATACGATTCTTCCAACCTTGCACAGCTCTTagggaaacatacagtatatccaaaatgaattgctcaagctcagtaaatttggttgggtatcattgatggacagcaatattcaaacctttatttgatttaagtcaggactgagactggacCATTCAGGAACACCCACCGCCTCTTGGATAGACATTCTGATGTGTCTTTGTCATAAAAATGTGTGCAATTGTCCCGCTGAAAAATAAAATTCTATCCTAGGgttaggttttcagaagactAAGGAGAGTTTTCCTCTAACGTTTTAGCTGGGATTTGCTCCttccatatttattttgatcctgacaaactcttcagtccctgccgatgacaagcatacccataacattatgctgcaaccacaatacttgaaaatactTATAATTTGTAACATTTTCTATAATTTTCCTTCACTTTGAAAATGAGTAGGTTCTGTAGATCTACTTTAATCCATTTTTTTATTCAACTTTAAAAATGCAGTCGGGGATTTTAAGCACAACacattcgtaacatattgtacgaattggattcgtaacatactgtatcatacgaATTGCTCCCCCATACATTTTAGGGTCAGGAGGTAACATCATAAAAGGAATGATGGAAAGGAATGATGTAGTACAGAACTGAATgacatacagtagtagtacactAAAAACCGGGACCTGTTTTGGCTTGTGAGCACCattttcaaaactactggctgaaattatacaaaagttcCGGAGCAGCAAAATGTGAATACTGTGCAAGGTGTGTGCAGATTTTCACTAGGGCACTGTATAATAGTGTCACTGTCCCTAGAGCAGCCATAGTCAATATTGCGGACCACGGTCCGGATCCAGACCTAGAACAGAGTCAATATGGGCCGCGTACTTACTGCTGTTGAGAGATGTGATAGTAGAATGGTAGTGCATGGGCAATTTTCCTCTTTATAAactgtcagaaatgtccagtttATCTACTACTAGCCCATGTTAGTTAGATAAGTTAGGCTAATCAGCTATCTACATCTTGTAGTTATAATGGCTATATTGCATGCCCAGCGGCCTCAACccccagggggcccccattgattttgttgagTCACTAGGGTATCATATGAACATCATCATATGTGTAATATATTGAagaatgtaaaaataaaatacaaattcacAGAGGAAGTGGGTGCGGTTGGACATGACCCGGTggcagtgtaacagtatagcttccgtctctctcctctcctcgaaccagggaccctctgcacacacagacaacagacaacagccaccctcgaaccATCATTACCCATCgttccacaaaagccacggcccttgcagagcaagggcaactacttcaaggtctcagagcgagtgacgtcaccaattgaaccgctattagcgcgcaccccgctaactagctagccatttcgcattggttacactcaccccccttttgacctccttttccacagcaaccagtgatcccggtcaacagcatcaatgtaacagtatagcttctgcccctctcctcgctcctacctgggctcgaaccagggaccctctgcacacatagacaacagccaccctcgaagcatcgttacccattgctccacaaaagccacggcccttgcagagcaaggggaacaactagttcaaggtctcagagcgagtgaagtcaccgattgaaacgctattagtgcgcaccccgctaactagctagtcatttcacatcggttacagcaGCGATTGTCAATTTATCGCCTGCAATGCTGGAAAGTCCCAAAACAGTACATGGGAGATGTAGGCAGAAACTAAAAATACCCAATATACCAGGCTTTGTGCGATGTCAACGGAGCCCCAAACCCAGCACCACCTTCAGAGTGGAGAGCAATCCTCCTCCAACAGGCATATTTAGCTATATTATTAATTGGTCAGAAGTTCCGCCCTAAAGTCTAGAGACTATCCCCTCTGAACTCCTACTGTAGCATTCACAGGATTAAGTACATTACACCTCTAACAATTATATTTTCCTTTGGAACAGTTTCTATGGTGCTATATCCTTGACAGGATGGATCGCAGGTATTGATGGTGAAAACATGTATGCAGTAGTACGGtattgcaatattatttttgatGATATTATAACGAAACTATGACACCAAATATCAATTGCTAGGtaattaacgttagctaacgctagtcagctgtacctgcaccaaaactctgCTATTTCTCTTTCTATAGGTTGTTGTCCATTTTCTTTTTAAAATAGTGAGCTAACATGTTTTAAGCATTTATATTTTCATGACTGATCAAAAAAATTtccatggctctctcttgtccctctgcagcagacaaaTATAGTCAGCAATATGTTTGAAACATCGAATTGCCATTAAAAAAAAGCAGTATTGAAATCGCAGTATACGTAGAATGATGATGCATATagaatacatatcgtatcggctcCTTAGTATCGTGATCATATCGTATCCTAAGGTCACTGCCAATTCCTAGCCCTAGCTACAGGTTCAATACCGGCTAGGGGCATAACTATCCTCCAAATTTAGTAGCACTCCACACAGAACATACAATAATGCAGTTGTGGAATTCTCACAATCTATTGGAAAATGTCATGCTCTAATTTATACTAAAAATGAGGCCATATGTGATTGGTACATCCTTTTTGggacttttaaatgaatgatatatagccattgattattgaaTGATATAACTAAGCCTCACCAGCTTAGTTGAATTTAGTCTTATTCTTtcacaacccaaaatataagcttgttttttactccaatgtttgtaaactgtAAACAAACATTGTGTATCTTTAAAACATGGTtcaaactatcattttgatctcatgTTGAGCTATGTCAATGAATCTGAGAATGGTAACGTTTCTCCAGCACCAACTGTTCACCAAAAAGTGGCAGGGTGGCCGCTTTCTGGTTGTTGGAATCCCAGATTGCCTCTTTAAGGTATACATGATTTTCCTTTTGGGAAAAGGTGAGGCAATTGCAGTGAGTGGAAAGCAGGGAAGCAAATTAAGATAAATAGAAACTGAAGGGGGAAATGACTTCCTCCAGAAAGGCCCATGGTATCCCCCTACCATGCGCACAAAGAGAAACGCTCAGATCCGTGGGCAATTAATATAAACAGCTGACACAGTGGAGTTCTTCAGTCTTGACTAGAGGGTGATATTGAAGAGCTGCTGCAAGCGTTGTTCATTTGGCTATTCACAATGAAGTTTTCTGCTCTCCACATACTACCCAGAAGACCGAGGAAGATTAAAGGTAAGATAAATACATATAGCATAACACGTATATAAATAGCCTACAATATGCAAAGGTTGTAATGTATTAATAGATATGAATAGCCTTTTGTTGATGCCCACTACTACTATGATATACAGCACATTCTAAATGATAGGATTTCATTTTTAGTGATTGTAATATACAGCATGTGATCATTTCACATTTGTCAAGTGATTTTGTAAGAGGTTGACTTTCATCACATTGGAAGATGAGATTGAAGAGTGGAGTGGGAAATGACGAGGGGAATATTAAATGTGGTCTTTTTAATATTTGATGCAATTTATGTGGGAGGGACAGTCTGAACAATAACATCAATGTTGTTATTCTCAGAATGATTTACATTTTATCTGCAAGTGTCTCATAAGAATGACATTCAAATGTATGTTTTCCTAATGATACATAAAGTTTTGTAAAGTATTGCAAATTATTGTCTTTGACAATGATAAATAGCAGTCGTCTGTCAAATGTAGGCTATCTACGCAATTGTCTCCGCCCTCTGTACAGCAATCGATTTCAACAAAGCCTAGTCTACAGGTCTATCTGTCACTATTAGGTTACGAGTAGGTTCCCGAATGAGAGCATGAAAGGTAGGCACATTTTTATTGGTCTTTGTGCACCTTTTTGGGCACgttattaaatattaaataacaaaaaatatgtGTCTGCCTGTGTGGTTTTGATTTGGCAAAGCAAGCTTCACTTAACTTCGGCTATAAGAGAGAGAACTTCAAAATTATTTTGCGCAAAATGCGCCTGCTGTGAAATAGTTTTTTATAGAAACCGTGTGTTCAGTTATGCCTATGTTATAACGGGAACCCACTATTGTAGCCTATAACTTCCTATCCAATTTGTTTGCCTGATTTTACCCGTGCCACAATGAAAAGTAAGGTGTGGTTTGATAAGTGATATATGATTTTCACAGAGGAAATGGGTGCGGTTGGACACGACTCGGTGGCAGCGACTGTTAATCTATCACCTGCAATGGAGGGCAGTCCCAAAACAGTACATGAGAGGTTTAGGCATAAACTGAAAATGCCCAAAATACTAGGCTTTGTGCCAAGTCCACGGAGCCCCAAACCCATAGCGGAGAGCAATCCTCCTCAAACAGGTATATTTAGCTACAGTATTAAGTGGTCAGAAGTTATATTCGGCGTTCTCTCTGATGTCAGAATGTGTGCATAATTTatataggctatagcctactttAAGGTTAATCAAtgttttggacacacctacttattcaagggtttcccttaatttttattattttctacattgtggaataatagtgaagacatcaaaactataaaataacacatatggaatcatgtattaactaaaaaagtgttaaacaaatcaaaatatactttatatttgagattcttcaaagtagcccccttttgccttgatgacagctttgcacacgcttggcgttctctcaaccagcgaggtagtcacctggaatgcatttcaattagcaggtgtgccttgttaaaagttcatatttgggatttctttccttcttaatgcgtttgagacagtcagttgtgttgtgacaagatatggggggtatacagaagatagccctatttggtaaaagaccaagtccatattatggcaagaacagctcaaataagcaaagagaaacaacagtcattactttaagacatgaaagtcagtcaatctggaaaatgtcaagaactttgaaagattcttcaagtgcagtcacaaaaaccatcaagcgctatgatgaaactggctctcatgaggaccgccacaggaaaggaagacccagagttacctctgctgcagtggataagttcattagagttaccagcctcagaaattgcagcccaaataaatgcttcatagagttcaagtaacagacacatctcaacatcaactgttcagaggagactgcgtgaatcaagctttcatggtcaaattactgcaaagaaaccactactaaaggacatcaataagaagaagagacttgcctgggccaagaaacaagagcaatggacattagactggtggaaatgtgtcctttggtctgatgagtccaaatgttagatttttggttccaaccagcacgtctttgtgagacgcagtgtaggtgaacagatgacctctgcatgtgtggttcccaccgtgaagcagggaggaggaggtatgatggtgtggggtgctttgctgtcagtgatttatttagaattcaaggcacacttaaccagtatggctatcaaagcattctgcagcgatacgccatcctatctggtttgcgcttagtgggactatcatttgtctttcaacaggataatgacctaacacaccttcaggctttgtaagggctatttgaccaagaaggagagtgacggagtgctgcatcagatgacctggcctccacaatcacctgacctcaacccaactgagatggtttgggatgagttggaacgcagagtgaaggaaaggcagtcaacaagtgctcagcatatgtgagaactccttcaagactgttgggaaagcattccttataaagctggttgagagaatgccaagagtgtgcaaagctgtcatcaaggcaaagggtggctactttgaagaatctaaaatctaaaatatattttgatttgttgaacaatTGTAAcatttttggtaactacatgattccatatgtgttatttcatagttatttcatattctacaatgtagaaaatagtaaaaataaagaaaaacccttgaatgagtaggtgtgttcaaacttttgccGGATATGATACATATACTATGAAGTAGCCTGTATGAAGTACTAGCCTACTAGCTCAATATATTGATATGTCATATTTATCATCCTTAAAGAGGAACTCTAAATGAAAGAAATCAGTCACATTATATTTTCTTTCACCATGAGAAATTATTGccacaatatatacagtatatatatgtatgtgtgtgtgtgtcaccattCATTGTTAAGTACAGACTGCACTAAAATAACTATTCAATTACTGTACTTCGTGGTCTGTGATATGTAATCACCATTCACCTGAATTCTACTTGGTTTTTTTCAGAGGtgattatggactttatggagAACCTGAAGGAAAATCGCTTGGTGGAGGCATGCCAGCAGTTGCTCTTGCGAGAGGACAAGCTCTTTGGCCAAGAAACCATGACGGTAGAGGGGTTGGGTCAGGTTTGCAACGAGGACGATAAAGACACGCTCCAAAAAGACTATGAAACCCTGCTGCTCCACTTATGGATGGCAGTTCACACCACCTTTAGTTCCACACCCTCAGGAGAACACCTAGAGATACTTCGGAGTGCGGTGGAAACCATAACGCTGCTGGAAGAGAAGGACCAGCAATGGGAAGGGCGGCCCGAGGGCAGCAGCGAGGCCCCCGTGTGGCGGCCACACCAGTGCCGGCTCACTCACGACACCCTGCTTGAAAAAATGGTGGAATCTCGAATGAGGAATGCGGCAGTGGAGGAGGACAATATTAGCGTTAGCAGTGTGGACAGCCTGTCAACGTCCATGAAAAGGGAGGTATGTAGGATGGGCAAGCACCTGAAGGAGACCATTCTCAGGGTGGCCAGGGACATAAGGGACTGCTACCCCCCAGACTTTGACGTGTGCAACTTGTATGTGAGACTTTACCATCAGAAGTTCTCAGCAAGGTTAACGGAACTGGCCCGCTCTGGGCTCGATGTGGATGACTGTAACTACCTCCTCTGCTGGGTGAACAATTACTATCCAAAGTAAGTGGGAAATGGGAGGGCAGTTGCCCTGGATTCTTGAAGGGCTTGTTAACAATCAGTGGAAGTGATAGGGgcaattttattttttaaatgttcaaaTCACATTTAAGTGATGTCAAACTTCATATGTAGTTGATTTGAGTTGATTTGGCCATTACATTTAGAAAATTGCACAATTTCCCCTATCACTTCCATTGATTGTTAGCTAGTagtggctaaagttagctgaagtttgtaatggctggaaccatcccactgggcaaacactggttgaatcaacgtggaaaactatTTGGATTTCCAAAAAGTCTTCAACTTAATGGAATTTCGTTTTCACCCAAATTTATACAAAATCCAATTACAGAGTGacatttttggttgatttcacattgaattgacggtagttgacaactcaaccaaatgtaaatcaaaccAGATGTTGAActaacgtctgtgcccagtgggaagcctCTACTGTTTGTGGCAGATGCTAAGATGCTCACTATTTTCATGGTGAGgaaccatttaaaataacatcctGAACATCCTGAAAAAAAGGCTAGTTCCCCTTTTTCTAAATTGTCTGCAAACTAAAATGCGGCATATTTGGCATAGCTGATTGCTGAAGTTTTTCTACATCATCCTCCTGCCTTGTACAGTCTTTGAGTGTTTCTGAGATGTCTCGTATGGTTTCTATCAATGACatgatgtcatttacaacatgTTATACCCTTTTTATATCTGTTTCAGTGACATCTTAAAACACAAAGACCTTGAGGGGCACATCAACATGGAGTCTTTGGGAGCTCTTTTATCTGAGAAGGATCTCACAACATTGGAGGAGCAGTATCTACTACAAAAAGAGGTAAACAGGATGCCAGAAACAGCTAAATCTAATGAACAGGCTAAATCCAATTGTAGACTTCTAGACCATCCTTTCagagtagcctggtcccagatctgtttgtgctgtcttgccaactcctatggtgtGTTAATGACCATAGGGTTTGGCAAGATAGTACAAAcatatctgggaccaggttacttTCAGAGTGCTTTATAATTGGAAATAATGTattattttataatgttgtatacaATATATTTCAGAACTATAGTGTCAAGCTTACAGACTCATGATGACCTGTGCTATGTTGTTTTCAGAGTAAACTCAGGACCTGGTTCTCCAATGCTCTCAGTAAGGAGGAGGAGGGTTGGCTCAGTGGAAAGAGTCCAGAACTCATTGACGGGTACTGCTTCTGTCCTCTGGCCATTGACATCATACAGGTTGAAACCTATTGGATTACTACTACTTTTTCTAGTACTTTTCTGCGTTCAGCCCTACTCTGTCTTTGACCTGAACATGTTCTTCTTTGTTTTCATACTACAGATATGAAGTAGCGTTTTCTCCCGCATGGTTTTATACAAGCTTCATATTAACATGTCAACCTTGACAAAATCTATTTAAACTGACATTACCCTCCAAAACCAAAGTTTGTCTGATATTTTCAAAACAATGAGCACCACAAATCAGAAGTATTTAATAAATGCACTGAATTTCATACGTTTCTACACTGAATTGAGTTGACATGGAATTAATCCCATCCCTGCTCTAAGCTATGTTGACTGTACAGGGTCAGGTTGTATGTGCTAATACTGTATGTTGTTCTGTTTACTAGGCTGTTGATGGGGCCATGAGAGAGGCCAGGATTCTTCTGGGCAGTGAGGCTAAAGCCCAGAGAATCCTGCGTCAGCTGGACAGCTTCTTGATAAGGTAGTGTACCCATTCCTTGTAGCTCTGACCACTGGGTCGTGCTCCTTACGCACCAAATggactgaaacagagagagactacctggacttgtccaataagtaACACTGATTTTccttttccattgcaaaacattttggttaTGTGCCTTAATGAACACATCCTGTCGTATTTGAACATTTACTTTTCCATTGTTCTTCTAAACTTAATCACCAAGTTtctattgaaaaacaaatcacTTTTTCCATTAAGTTTGAATGGTTTGGCTTAGGCCTGTCCAATCTAATATTTTACTGATGAACATGCACGTTGATATCCAGCATCATGCTCAAAGCCATTCAATTAGCTTACTGTGTTCTGGTTTCACGGCCACACAGACAAATAGCATAATTCTACATGACCTTTTTTCTGGGAAAAGTTGGTAATTCAACATTGGTGTTCTATCTACACTGTCTTGTTGCAGACTGTCTTTGACCTTGTTTCGTTTATAATGGATATGTATGCTACAATTAAGTGATAATGTCAGACAATATGGAATGCCgttttgggtctttgcatgtcaaaaaatatacacgtcaaataacaatatttgacatgtcaaaccagtcaaGCTAGCTACCGCAGAAGTTGCTAATAACATCTGTATCAAAGATATAAGCAAAATCAGTTTGATCCTGATCAGTTTGATCCTGATCTTATTTCAAATGCTCACACAGACGTTTTCCCCATTCGGTTGAAAAAATAATGCCTTATTACCAACACGGTATTGTAACCTCATCGTTCGTGGTAGGTATGTCACACtgtgtgcttgtttgcagacttttatgttttgtacagctttgacagtgctactgtcgTAGTGGTGGAGCTTGGCTTGCACGTGAAAGTTCAGCACACACAgcattctataatagaattgtgttatttgacatgtcaaattaTAAACGTATTTGacgcgtcaaatagtgttatttgacatgtattgtttttgacacgcaaagacccaaacggcattccatatgagaagccagtgtttggaggatatattgacaAGGGTGTTTTTAGGCCTGAGACAATgtcggcttcgagggcattatcacttttatacaacgggttaccaacatattcaaataactttatttttattaatttattcatactatttcatccttccacaagatatagtcccaaaacaaatctagggttgctacccaagccggctggacGTTCATTCTAtcagttcggttgccagagacgcaacccagttgttcagtctctttgttctgtatctatagacGTGACCCAGTTGctcattctaaatgttccattgccatactggctggcaatgttcttatcccttgcttgctagctagtcaactacagctaacttacagtcacgtcaaaaagcCAGAGTAACAGCAAAGTATCTATATTTGCATTTGTCtaagctgttttctagttacatttatttggatacatccataacaattagctaatgaggcgcgatttcggCTGGCATAAAAAATGTGTTCacttgtcaggacactgttgttcagaggagctagccaacaacacagccaacacaatcacttcaaactgaagctggaaagatagcaaactagctgcacttcgtttcattttaccttttttcaattgacatttctttgtatatatcttTAAAAATGATGCCATCTGATACATAATTTCGACTGGCtaagaaacgctgcctgcctgtctgtctcgttctGACTCGTTCATtgctatgggacagctggagatcgaatttgaatattgaaacaattttGCAAATGTCGgcgagacagacagcaaggtttatacaaatctccgctgttgaaaactaaatgttagtctaaaaagAGATGTGAcataatgtctgctttttatttgcTTGGCTGggatgatgagacagtggattgcgcagtcagatggaacagagtaaataggcattttaaagtCATAGATTTCactggtggtaacttgtggaatataCACCGGCTGAAATGCCGTTTTAACCCAttagcattcaggattagacccacctgttgCATAAATGAGGAATATGTACTGCATTGTTATTATTCAACATTTTACTGACATAATGAAAAAGAACCTGGAGATACATGATGACATTTTGTACAATGTATATTTGCAGCTATAAGAGATCTCTTGAA of Salvelinus namaycush isolate Seneca chromosome 29, SaNama_1.0, whole genome shotgun sequence contains these proteins:
- the LOC120024292 gene encoding tumor necrosis factor alpha-induced protein 2-like, which gives rise to MKFSALHILPRRPRKIKEEMGAVGHDSVAATVNLSPAMEGSPKTVHERFRHKLKMPKILGFVPSPRSPKPIAESNPPQTEVIMDFMENLKENRLVEACQQLLLREDKLFGQETMTVEGLGQVCNEDDKDTLQKDYETLLLHLWMAVHTTFSSTPSGEHLEILRSAVETITLLEEKDQQWEGRPEGSSEAPVWRPHQCRLTHDTLLEKMVESRMRNAAVEEDNISVSSVDSLSTSMKREVCRMGKHLKETILRVARDIRDCYPPDFDVCNLYVRLYHQKFSARLTELARSGLDVDDCNYLLCWVNNYYPNDILKHKDLEGHINMESLGALLSEKDLTTLEEQYLLQKESKLRTWFSNALSKEEEGWLSGKSPELIDGYCFCPLAIDIIQAVDGAMREARILLGSEAKAQRILRQLDSFLISYKRSLEEFVKGRRENTQAVVKANLVNIEQFRDFIVRREESIPEETKTSCMSTLADLRDCGYGYFTGPIHEELRVQYHRLWTQAWFTGGQMVLDEVLGTLDRHMQQLTDLKPICMEELLGRLHMEMMVEYVKRMMKRKMRLKNKEQQEAAAKLLAEDSSKLSTYFTEAGSKISWLSEVLPKMAEVVRLQDPGSIQLEIVTLARDFPDLSWRQISALLSLKANLSTADVRGIKESLEVNRPTVTSSNINPPFFSKIPAGTFWHMPS